The following are encoded in a window of Bacillus xiapuensis genomic DNA:
- a CDS encoding helix-turn-helix domain-containing protein, which produces MDTQFGEYVKEKRLEKGINLRKLAEILDIVPAYMSDIEKGRRYPPDKEKIYKIAEALSLTEIETNKLFDLAALAKENTVSPDLPEYIMGNDTLRVALRKARDINADEDDWSKVIEMLEAKEKGDKNP; this is translated from the coding sequence ATGGATACACAATTTGGAGAATATGTAAAAGAAAAAAGGCTTGAAAAAGGCATTAACTTACGCAAGCTAGCCGAAATATTAGATATTGTTCCTGCTTACATGAGCGATATTGAAAAGGGTAGACGTTATCCGCCAGACAAGGAAAAGATCTATAAGATAGCCGAAGCATTAAGTCTTACCGAAATCGAAACGAACAAATTATTTGATTTAGCAGCTTTAGCGAAAGAGAACACGGTTTCTCCTGACTTACCAGAATATATAATGGGTAACGATACACTACGCGTTGCATTGCGTAAAGCACGTGATATCAATGCTGATGAAGACGATTGGTCGAAGGTTATAGAAATGTTAGAAGCTAAGGAAAAAGGAGATAAAAATCCGTGA
- a CDS encoding ImmA/IrrE family metallo-endopeptidase: MIYYKYSPTQLEQEANKLNLEFDAERLVKPKPIDVYDLVDSIGCTPDWVYLSPDGTYLGMTAYNDGYWWAWPSDHYEKGMMPTKIPVYAGTILIDRTISEGNNPGIENFTVVHECFHQRLHKKCFNNRAAKYQHFCEKKAFRTETGNRRNMTAIEIIEYQANYCAAAFLMPQEAVNNIFKEKLGCSTLPDRPLPLNYRVNDIISEMAGLFSVNYTPMKYRLQTLNLVSRDPCSIEEYFCC; encoded by the coding sequence GTGATCTATTATAAGTATTCGCCAACGCAATTAGAGCAAGAAGCTAATAAATTAAATCTGGAGTTTGATGCTGAAAGGTTGGTAAAACCTAAACCTATTGATGTATATGATTTGGTTGATTCAATCGGATGTACACCCGATTGGGTTTACCTCTCACCCGATGGTACTTATTTAGGGATGACTGCATATAACGATGGCTATTGGTGGGCATGGCCAAGCGATCATTATGAAAAAGGAATGATGCCAACCAAAATACCAGTGTATGCTGGAACAATATTGATTGATAGGACAATCTCGGAGGGAAATAACCCTGGAATTGAAAATTTCACAGTAGTCCATGAGTGTTTTCATCAACGGCTTCATAAGAAATGTTTCAATAACAGAGCAGCTAAATATCAGCACTTCTGCGAGAAGAAAGCTTTCCGTACAGAAACAGGAAACCGAAGGAATATGACAGCAATAGAAATTATTGAATATCAGGCAAATTATTGTGCAGCAGCTTTTTTAATGCCTCAAGAGGCGGTTAATAATATTTTCAAAGAAAAATTAGGTTGTAGCACATTACCTGATAGACCTTTACCACTTAATTATAGAGTTAATGACATTATTAGTGAAATGGCAGGTTTGTTTAGCGTAAATTATACACCAATGAAATATAGACTACAGACATTGAACCTAGTTTCACGTGACCCATGCTCAATTGAAGAATATTTTTGTTGTTAG
- a CDS encoding ECF-type sigma factor, which produces MKIRIQHENKSTYLEVPDEDCTVMIDMDYEDRLSCAEDKETVTRRSPQEIMDDRFNKPEYNNWHKLDRHSAATTPPKKLNGKRGYSKVTDDNEGKNIKENTIELYPDNTDEVTREKQEEYEYLCEIIRKTLKEKQAELLIAIFLDGVSVTEYAEREGVSKSAISHRLDTAKKNFKKVFPESSTFPSCHG; this is translated from the coding sequence ATGAAAATTAGAATTCAGCACGAAAATAAATCTACCTATTTGGAGGTACCAGACGAGGACTGCACTGTAATGATCGATATGGACTATGAGGACAGGCTATCCTGTGCCGAAGATAAGGAAACGGTGACTCGACGGTCGCCACAGGAAATTATGGACGATCGTTTCAACAAGCCAGAGTACAATAATTGGCATAAACTTGATCGTCATTCAGCTGCTACTACCCCGCCTAAGAAGCTAAATGGAAAAAGGGGCTATTCAAAAGTTACTGATGACAATGAAGGTAAAAACATAAAGGAAAATACGATTGAGTTATATCCTGATAACACCGATGAAGTGACTCGTGAGAAACAAGAAGAGTATGAATACCTCTGTGAAATTATCCGTAAGACCCTCAAGGAAAAACAAGCAGAGTTACTGATTGCTATATTCCTAGATGGTGTTTCTGTAACAGAGTATGCAGAGCGTGAGGGTGTTAGTAAAAGTGCCATTTCACACCGTTTAGATACAGCCAAGAAGAATTTCAAAAAAGTTTTTCCAGAATCCTCAACTTTCCCCTCTTGCCACGGCTAA
- a CDS encoding rRNA biogenesis protein rrp5, translated as MSKIKLLLDVVADMRSLADSIQAVADAMEGNEPVEEKEPAPKKKEITLEEVRAKLAEKSQAGLTAQVREIIQKYGGSKLSEVDPKHYADMLKDAEVLGNE; from the coding sequence ATGAGCAAAATCAAACTACTTCTTGATGTGGTTGCTGATATGCGTTCTTTGGCAGACAGCATACAAGCGGTTGCTGATGCAATGGAGGGCAATGAACCTGTCGAAGAAAAAGAACCTGCGCCAAAGAAAAAGGAGATCACTCTGGAGGAAGTAAGAGCAAAACTTGCTGAAAAGAGTCAAGCTGGTCTTACTGCCCAAGTAAGAGAAATCATCCAAAAATACGGTGGCTCTAAATTAAGCGAAGTTGACCCAAAACATTATGCAGATATGCTGAAAGATGCGGAGGTACTAGGCAATGAGTAA
- a CDS encoding DUF2800 domain-containing protein encodes MSNHAVLSASGSHRWLNCLPSARLELEFENSESNAAAEGTAAHALCEHKLKKALHMRSKRPISTYNTDEMEEHSDAYVEFVMEQLELARQSCTDPLILIEQRLDFSCYVPQGFGTGDCIIIGDKKLHIIDFKYGMGVLVDAVENPQMKLYALGALEIYDSLYDIEEVSMTIFQPRRDNVSTWTIPVKELKDWAENELKPKAKKAYEGEGEYLPGEWCTFCRAAVKCRARAEEKLKLAQMEFKLPPLLTDSEIEEVLSKLSDLTKWSNEIMAYATDAAVNHGKEWHGFKVVEGRSVRKYKDEEAVAEVAKANGYKDIYRHSLITLTEMKKLMGKKKFEEILGGLIHKPPGKPTLVPLSDKRPAMNISNVKNEFNEITEELEYE; translated from the coding sequence ATGAGTAATCACGCAGTACTTTCCGCATCGGGGTCCCATAGGTGGCTGAATTGCCTACCATCTGCAAGATTGGAACTGGAATTTGAAAATAGCGAATCCAATGCAGCCGCCGAAGGTACCGCCGCCCACGCTCTCTGTGAACATAAACTTAAAAAAGCACTTCATATGAGAAGTAAGCGTCCTATCTCAACTTATAACACGGATGAGATGGAAGAACACAGTGATGCTTATGTGGAATTTGTAATGGAGCAGCTTGAACTAGCGAGGCAAAGCTGTACAGACCCATTAATACTTATTGAGCAACGTCTAGATTTTTCCTGCTATGTGCCACAGGGATTCGGAACCGGTGACTGCATCATCATTGGCGATAAAAAGCTTCATATTATCGATTTTAAGTATGGCATGGGTGTGTTAGTAGATGCAGTGGAAAACCCACAGATGAAATTGTATGCTCTTGGTGCTTTGGAAATCTACGATAGCTTGTATGACATCGAGGAGGTTTCTATGACCATCTTCCAGCCACGCAGGGATAATGTCAGCACATGGACAATCCCGGTAAAGGAATTAAAAGATTGGGCAGAAAATGAACTGAAACCAAAGGCGAAGAAGGCTTATGAAGGCGAAGGCGAATACCTTCCAGGTGAATGGTGTACATTCTGTCGAGCAGCTGTTAAATGTCGTGCAAGGGCTGAAGAGAAACTGAAACTAGCACAAATGGAGTTTAAATTGCCACCCCTGCTTACGGACTCTGAAATTGAAGAAGTTCTTTCTAAACTGTCAGACCTTACAAAGTGGTCAAATGAAATCATGGCCTATGCCACGGATGCGGCTGTTAATCACGGTAAAGAGTGGCACGGTTTTAAGGTAGTCGAGGGCAGATCTGTTCGCAAATATAAGGATGAAGAGGCTGTGGCTGAAGTAGCCAAGGCTAATGGTTATAAGGATATCTACCGTCACAGCCTTATTACCTTAACGGAAATGAAGAAACTGATGGGCAAAAAGAAATTTGAAGAAATCCTCGGTGGTCTCATACATAAACCACCAGGCAAGCCGACGCTGGTTCCACTTTCGGATAAGCGGCCAGCTATGAATATATCAAACGTAAAAAACGAATTTAACGAAATAACGGAGGAATTGGAATATGAATAA
- a CDS encoding DUF2815 family protein produces MNNQNRTKVVTSVNTRLSYFHGWEPVSINGGAEKYSVSVLIPKTDKETINAINAAVDAAIEEGIAKFGGKKPNKAAIKLPLRDGDVERDDEAYKGHCFVNANSKTPPQIVDKAVRPILDRNEVYSGCYARVSLNFYAFNSNGNKGVACGLGNIQKIRDGEPLGGRTNAADDFTTIEDDDFLA; encoded by the coding sequence ATGAATAATCAAAACAGAACTAAGGTTGTTACAAGCGTCAACACACGCCTCAGCTACTTTCATGGCTGGGAGCCAGTATCTATCAATGGCGGAGCGGAAAAGTACAGCGTATCCGTATTGATTCCTAAAACAGATAAGGAAACCATCAATGCTATCAATGCAGCCGTAGATGCAGCCATTGAAGAGGGCATTGCAAAGTTTGGTGGTAAAAAGCCGAATAAGGCGGCTATCAAACTACCACTTCGAGATGGTGATGTAGAACGTGATGATGAGGCATATAAAGGGCATTGCTTTGTAAATGCCAACAGCAAGACTCCACCCCAAATAGTAGATAAAGCAGTTAGACCTATCCTGGATCGCAACGAGGTGTACAGTGGTTGTTATGCAAGAGTATCCCTAAATTTCTATGCTTTTAACTCTAATGGCAATAAGGGTGTAGCCTGCGGTCTTGGCAACATCCAGAAGATAAGAGATGGAGAGCCTTTAGGTGGAAGAACCAATGCAGCTGACGATTTCACAACTATTGAAGATGATGATTTTCTAGCATAA